A window of Sorex araneus isolate mSorAra2 chromosome 3, mSorAra2.pri, whole genome shotgun sequence genomic DNA:
actcacacacactcacatacacatgtacTGACACACTCATTCCCTCATGTATGCcccacactctctcacacataatctctctctctctctctttctctctctcctcgctcactcactcacacacacacacacacacacacacacacacacacacacagagccctgccCGCACCCACCTTCCTCCAGCGTGATGCCCTGGATGGGCACGCTGTCCCGGAAGCCGCTGCTGTAGCCGCCTCTGGATTTCTCCTGCTCcggagccccctcccctgggcaGTAGCTTGGCCCTACCTCACTGTAGCTCTCAGGAGGTAGGGGGTGGACCCCACTCTGGGGAGGGAAAGGCCCTTCCAGTGGCGGGGATGATGGCAGCGGAGGCCGAAAGGGAGCTGGAGGAGGAAACGGCAGCCCCAGGGGGAACGGGGAGCCCCGTCCTCCGTAGGGGTCACTCGGGTAGGGCCGGGGTAGGAAGGGGACTGGGGATGGACGAGCACAGCCTGCGGTCGTCCCAGTCTCCGGGAACATCCGCAGGCCAGGTCTGTAGGACGGCGGGGGGCCCGTCTGGGGGTACAGAAGCGGCGTGCCGTAGTTGAAGCCTTCTGACATGTAAGGAGTTTCGTAAGTGGGGTCCTCAGGGGGATAAGAGGGGTAGGGGGGCCTGGGAGGTGAGAAGTCCATGTCAGTGCCAAAGGGGGGCCCTGGCGCTGAGGGAAAGCCCCGGAGAGATGAATCCGGCAGCGGCTCCTCCTTGAAGATCACTGGGAGGGGAGGACGGAGAGGAAACCTGCTGAGAAACCCCCTTtccagcccctgcccacagccccctgtCTGCCCAGGCTCCCCAGCTCTCCGTGCCCCACCCTGGGCGCTCCTGGAACACACCAGGCAGAAACTTGAAGCTCTGGGTCGGGCTGCGCTTCCTCCGTCCGTTGGAGACGTAAAAGTAAACCTGGACGGGCCGGGACACCCGCTTGTTGCTGTACTCGGGGACAGTCAGGGTCAGCGTCACCTGGGGAGCAGAAGAGGAGCAGGGAGCTCAGGGACtagcccagcccctcctcctcgcCCCTTCCTCCACCCACTTTTGTGGCCAGGCTGTCTGCTCCAGAAGAGAACAGGGGGCACCGGTGGCCACACCCACACGCCAAGGACCCAGCGGAGACATTCCaagctgctcccccagccccacccagccccatctGTGCCCCAGGAGGGGCACCCTCGGGGCCTGGTACCTCGTTGCTCTGCACTCGGTTCActgtggcctcctcctcccactgaAGCTTTCCATCTGTGCGGGGAAGCAGGGGGTTCAGCATCACTCCACGGCCcggcccccccacctcctcctgcccGGCCCGCAGAGAAGCCCACTGTGTGTTTACTCCAAGCCGTGGAAGAGGCGGGTTTGGAAACTGTcccccaggcacagagcaggcAACAGAGACCAAGAGAAATGGCAGCGCCAGCCCGGGCAGCAAAGGGAGTTTGTGACGGGCGCCTTGGGGGGTCCCCCACTCTCCAAAGAGCCCTCCCAGAGAGAGGCGGGGAGGACAGCCAAGCGCAGAAAGGGTTCCAGCTTGAAAGAAGGCAATGAGATCCAAAGTCTCACCACCCAGAACCTCTGAATCAGCTCAGACAAGACCCCAGGGTACAATGCTGGGGGTATTGGGGGGGCTAGACTgctggtggggggcagaggcCTTGGGTTAATGAGTGCCCTGGACCCCTCAGTCTTCCCACTCCCACCTTAATAGATCCATCCTGCGGATCTCCCCTCATAGTTCTGGTCATCAGAGCTAAACTCCCTGTCCTGCACTCCGGAGGGGCTGGGGTTTGGGAGGGGGGGCGCTGTGAGGTTCCGCTGCTCTTCAGAGATCTGACTGCACAATGCTGACTCCTCTCGCGGGAAGAATGCCCGTTTCAGACCCCTGCTCACCTTCCGAAGCTCTGGGCTACTCACCGGGGCCCCTTTCGATGAACACCACCTTGGAGTCTGGCAGGAAGTTGGAGCCAGTCAGCACCAGCTCATCCCCTCCGCGCACGGAGCAGGCGCTGGGGCTGTAGGCCTCCACCTGGGGCAGCTCCTGGGCCGAGCGCTGGGCTGTGGGGCAGAGCAGGGAAGGCCTGGCGGGGCAGCGGGTCaaggcccctgctgcccccctccaTCTCCCTGAGGTAATAAGTGCTTTAGACCCTGGGGAGCAGATGCATCAGCAAACCAGCAGCACCCTGGGGTCCCCCAGACCATGCAAGGAGCTCCTTCTGGGCAGACAGTCACAAGGGAAGCCAGAGGGTTAGTCATCCAGGGGCCAACAGAAAGTGTGGGTCCTTGGGCGCAACCCTGGAACTGACATTGCATCCATAATGAAAGTCAGGgcagggcctttttttttttcttttgtgggttacacccagtgatgcacagtggttactcctggctcatgcactcaggaattactgctggcggtgctcgggggaccatatgggatgctgggaatcgaactcaggtcagacgtgtgcaaggcaaatgccctacccgttgtgctatggctccagccccaggactgggcCTTTGGCAGACTCCACAGCAGAGACAGAGCCCAGGGCAGTATGGGGGgtggtgaacacacacacacacacacacacacacacacacacacacacacacacacacacacacacacacacacggtggtgAAGGACCGAGGGGCACAGTGCCTCTTTGCTCACAGCATTCAATAGGCACCGACGCCGTCTGCACGGAGATGACTTTCCCGCTGCCCTGTGGCACGTGCACACGGAACACCAGCCGCACACGCGTGTTCTTGCGCCCGATGTCTGTCTCGCCCTTGCGCAGCTCGATGTCTGAGTTCCGAAGCTTCAGTATTCCCGCACAGTCGATGCTGAGGGCAGGGAACCAAATGCAAGCACCTAGCTGAAGCCAAGGAGGAAGGTCCCCCTTCTCCTGCCCACCTGAGCCCTGAATGATCTTTGCATCATTGGGTGGGGGCGATTTTTAACCCAGACAGGACCCTCTCCAGAGGCCCCACGAGCCCAGTTCTGGATGGTGAGAAACCGACTCCCTAGGATGAAATCTAGCTCTTTTTCTTGCTGTTATTTGCCTGTGGGCTTTGGTGTGGGGGGACACACCCTGTGGTGaccagggcttattcccggctctgagctcagggatctctcctggtggggctagggaAAGGGGAAcagatggagtgccagggatcaaaccagatcagTGGGGAGCAAGGTAAGCACCCCGGCTTGCACTCTCAATCGCTGCATCCCTACAACCTCGCTCTGAAGGGGACAGGAACAAACTAGCGTAGGTCCAAAGGAGAAGGCTGAGAGGAGGTGAGCGAGAACCTACTTGGCTGCCATGTTGTTCTCAGGAAGCAGGGTCATCTCCAGGACCTTGGTGCCGCTGACCACAGCCTCGTAGCTGGCCGTGGCCACCATCTTGCCCGTGATCCGGTGCACCTGGTAGAAGGCATGAGGCCTCAGGTTCCGCTCATCCGCCGTGCCAATGAACATCTGCAGGGTCAGGGGCTTCTCGCTGTAGCCCAGGAGCTGGCAGAGGGAGAGAGCGGGCACCCCACTGAAATTCCCACACTCTCCAGGCCCCTGCTTTCATCCATCCCTGGGTTTTCATCCCACCAGGGGGTGAGGATGGTGAAAGATAAAGGACATCCTGGAAGGGGTTCCCAGGGGGAATTGGGCACCAGTTGTGGAGAAAACACGGCCTGGAATTTGCTGTGTTTTTCTTGGACCAAAGCCCCAAATGGGTTGGGCAGAGGGGGGGGAAAAGCTTCCAAAAGAGACAGGCCCAACTCAACAGAGGACAACCTAACTCCCAGTGAACTCTGGCCTCAGCCTAAGCCCTCCCCCACAGCTGGCAGGCCACCATTTTCCAGAGTCCAAGGGACACTGCTGTCCCACGGGATGCTGAGGCGGGTggaggatggaggagagagaaagtgcaTCCGGGTCCTCAGAAGCcagcatcctccccaccccccagccccccagcccctccccagtctGCCGGCAGGGTCAGTGCTGactgggagtgtgggaaaggacagagccaggggcatGCCCAGCAGGACAGCAGCACCAGGATCCGGGACCAGAGAGGAGAAAGGCCGGCCCTCTGCCCCTTACCTTGACCACGGGGTGGCCGCCAGGGGCAGCCTTGACAGCTCCCCGACTACCCTCCGTCTCATAGTGGGCCCGGTGGTGGGCTCTGGGCTGCACCTCGATCCTCAGCTCCAGCTGCTCGTACTGGCTGGGCAGGGGCCAGtccagaggggggagggcagaggtccTGTGGGAGCAAGAGAGCACAGAGTGGAGTCAGTGGGGAGGAGGAGTCACAGGAGTAAGGGAGGACCAGcatgcagcccctccccccactcctggggaggaggagaggaaaagggtGTCAGGCTTGAGAGGCCCTCCTAGTAGCCCCCAACACAGGGTTTTGGGGTGGCAAAAactcccctgagtacagaggaacCCCAAGCACACCCTCATCCTCCAGATCTCAGTAGGAAGAGTCACATAAAGAAAGAGCCTAGGAAGGACTTCAGAGGTGAACCCCTTTTACAGACTAAGGAATTGGTAGAATGCAGGGGGGGGGGACATACAAGCCTGTGGGTGATGCACAAGACTAAGCCCAACCCAGCCAGCACCACTTCTCCCCCTTGTGGGGTCAGGTAAGTCAGCTCCAGGGAACTGGGGACCACAGCAGGGACGCCTCTCAGGGGACTGAGCTTAGTGACTCCCACCCTATCCCAACTGTTCATTGCTCCCAGGTGATAATTGACATCGCCCGACACATTTTTCATGTCACAGCTGACCTCTTGCATGGCTCTAGGGGCTGGGATGCGGGTAAACCATCCTCCAAGGGAGAATAGTTTTGGAGCGCTGAGACCCTGTCCTGCCAGAATCTAGGGGAATAGGGGATAGAGAAGTGTGCCTGTCTTCCCTGGGAAAGGTTTTCCTGTGTGCAGtcagcttaatttttttaaaaatcagctttgTCAAGATTCAGGACTAATTGAAATGAGAGGGGGCAAAGTTTAAGGgtaaactggggagaagaaagtgAACAATGGCTTGTTTTAATTGAATTCTTTCACTTGCAGATAGATACAACTTTGTTCAAAGGGGCTCTGCTGTTAAACCAGGCCTGAGGAGTTGAGTTAGAGGAGGGAATGAAATCCAGCAATTtagccccctctccagccccgggctAGATGTGGGGGAACTTCCTAGAGAAGCCCCTCCCTTACCTAAGAGATcttctgggggtgagggggatttAATAGGGCCCACAGGGAATGACTATCCTTTTGTAAATTGTTGAGAAAGgatgcttttcatttatttttgtttgtttgtttgtgggccatacttgccagtgcctagggcttactcctggttctgtgctcagggatcactcctggtcgggctcagaggaccatagatagggggttccagggatcaatcctgggtcagctaaGGCCAGCAcgcctccccactgtattatctctctcctctcctctgtctctgtctctgtctctgtctctgtctctgtctctgtctctgtctctgtctctctctctctctctctctctctcacacacacacacacacacacacacacacacatacatacatacacacacagacactcctgGGCTGCCTTTGAAGCTCCTCCGGGGAACTTGGTAAATGGCCATGCCTGATTCTCCTTTGACAATGCCAAAGGCAGCCAACTAGGACCTGTCGTCCCACCCACCCTTTTGCTTTCCTCTGGAACTGGAAGTGAGCTGGCTGGGGACAGCAGGACGGCGCCCCTCACCTGAAGATGGGGCTGTGTCCCCCAATCCGGGCTTTGGACCaagccagtggggagggcacggCCAGGTAGTCCATGCCAGCCACCTCCTTCCGAGGGCCCCCAGGAGGGGCAGCGGCCTCCTCGGGCCCCGCGGGCAGCTTCCCGTTGCACGGGGCGGGCTCCTCCGGCCGGGGCAGGGCCACCGCCTGCTCGCTGGAAGTCCGCCGCGTCTTCTGCGGGATGCTCTCGGCGGGGGTCGCCCCCACATAGTCAAAGGGACCGGGGGAGCCGGGATCCCGGGCCAGAGGCaatggagggggtggagggggctcgggcccctcctcccccaggctgCCCCGCCGGGACAGAGCCGGGGACGCCGACGACGGGGTCCCGGAGCTGGAATAGCGCCGCTTGCCGCAGGGAGAGGCAGGCCGCGGGGAGGCCGGGCTGGGCCCAGGGGCGCTGAGGAGCAGCCAGCTGTCCTcgggcccccgggccccggggctggggccgTACAGGCTCCAGGGGTCGTCGGGGGTCCAGGGCCGCGGGGACGCCCGGGGCGAGGGCAGCGGCGAGCCCAGGCCAAAGCGCGAGGCCGCCTCGTTCAGCTCGGACTCCACCTCGTCGCAGGCGGCGTACAGGGCGGCCTCGTCCGAGGCGTCGGAGAAGAAGCTCCACGAGGACAGGCTACTGCTGCCCGGGCTGGGGCTGAAGAAGGGGCCCCCGGCCGGGCCCCCCGCCTCTCGGTAGCCCGCGAAGCCCTCGGGCGCGGGGTACTCCCGGGGAGAGCCGTCGGCCCAGGCGTCGGGGTGGTCGTCGAGGGCGGCGGGCGGGTCGTGCGTGGGGGAGATGGACGTGATGCGGATGCTGGGGCACTCGAGCACGCGgccgcccccggcgccccccgcgcccgcgcccgcgccccccagcCTCACGGAGCGCGCCGGCTGGCTCTCCCAGGTGCCCGGGGAcggcgcgggccggggcggcggcgAGTGCATGCCCGGCcgcggcggcgggggccgggggatGCCAATGGGGGCGGCCCCGTAGGGAGGGGGCTCCCCCAGGGTCAGGCGGCAGCATGGCGGGGCGTCCTCGGAGTCCAGTTCTGTCGAAACGGGCgggggcacaggggtggggggagaagcatGTGAGACGggcccccgctccccgcccgtGTCTGCTGCCTCGCTCGCTCGCCCCTTCCCCGGTCAGGGATGGGTCTGGGGGGATGCCCGTCCAGCCGCACAGACAAAGGCCAAGCTGGGCCTGGGGCGTGCCAGGCCCTCCCCCTCGGGGACCGGCTCGCTCCGACTGCCGGCCTGGGACCCGGGGTACCGGCCGGGGCGGGTCCGAAGGTGCGGGAGGCGGGTCGGGACGGGCCTGGCTGGGCCTGGAGGCGGGTCCAGCGAGgcgcggggctgggccgggggcgaCGACTCACACATGAACCCAATTAGCAGCGGTTCCCAAACCCCCAAACGGCGCTGGCAGGAGCCCCAGTTGCCATCGCAACGGTGGCCCAGGGAGAGGGGGGCGCCAGGGCTGCGGTGACGAGCGGGGCTGGCTCCGCCCTCCTCTCCCCCGCCGCCGAGGGGGCGCTCCGTGAGGGgccccgggccggggcgggggccaggggggCCGGGCCGCGCTGATGCCGTGCGAGCAGCGGCCGCCGCCCCCGGCTCAGTCCCCGCCATCTGCGACTCATTGCGGCcagacgggggagggggagggtcgcGCCGGCGGGGCCCCAGAGCGCCCCCAGTCCCCCGCCGCAGCCTCCCCGGCCTGCCTCGGTTTACCCTCGGCGGCGCCCGGCGCCTGCGGGCCCCgctccgcccgccgcccccccatCCCGGTGACAGTCGGCCCGGCCTGGAGGCGGCGCGCGGCcaagggcacccccacccccaccccagtcacaGCCTAAAAAGGAGAAAGTGGTGCCCGGCCCCCCGGCCTCACCTCCGTACACCCCCCTTCCCGGAGTCCTCCCGACTCCCAGCAACCTCTGACCCCCTCATCCCTCACCCCGGGCTCGCTGCCCCAGGAGCCCTAGACTCGGGGTGCCCAGGCCCTGCCTGCGCTGACCCCAAGACCCCAGCCCCGCACTAACCTTCCCCCGACCC
This region includes:
- the NFATC4 gene encoding nuclear factor of activated T-cells, cytoplasmic 4, which gives rise to MGAASCEDEELEFKLVFGEEKEAPPLGAGGSGEELDSEDAPPCCRLTLGEPPPYGAAPIGIPRPPPPRPGMHSPPPRPAPSPGTWESQPARSVRLGGAGAGAGGAGGGRVLECPSIRITSISPTHDPPAALDDHPDAWADGSPREYPAPEGFAGYREAGGPAGGPFFSPSPGSSSLSSWSFFSDASDEAALYAACDEVESELNEAASRFGLGSPLPSPRASPRPWTPDDPWSLYGPSPGARGPEDSWLLLSAPGPSPASPRPASPCGKRRYSSSGTPSSASPALSRRGSLGEEGPEPPPPPPLPLARDPGSPGPFDYVGATPAESIPQKTRRTSSEQAVALPRPEEPAPCNGKLPAGPEEAAAPPGGPRKEVAGMDYLAVPSPLAWSKARIGGHSPIFRTSALPPLDWPLPSQYEQLELRIEVQPRAHHRAHYETEGSRGAVKAAPGGHPVVKLLGYSEKPLTLQMFIGTADERNLRPHAFYQVHRITGKMVATASYEAVVSGTKVLEMTLLPENNMAANIDCAGILKLRNSDIELRKGETDIGRKNTRVRLVFRVHVPQGSGKVISVQTASVPIECSQRSAQELPQVEAYSPSACSVRGGDELVLTGSNFLPDSKVVFIERGPDGKLQWEEEATVNRVQSNEVTLTLTVPEYSNKRVSRPVQVYFYVSNGRRKRSPTQSFKFLPVIFKEEPLPDSSLRGFPSAPGPPFGTDMDFSPPRPPYPSYPPEDPTYETPYMSEGFNYGTPLLYPQTGPPPSYRPGLRMFPETGTTAGCARPSPVPFLPRPYPSDPYGGRGSPFPLGLPFPPPAPFRPPLPSSPPLEGPFPPQSGVHPLPPESYSEVGPSYCPGEGAPEQEKSRGGYSSGFRDSVPIQGITLEEVSEIIGRDLSGFPSPPGEEPPA